From one Amia ocellicauda isolate fAmiCal2 chromosome 17, fAmiCal2.hap1, whole genome shotgun sequence genomic stretch:
- the chchd10 gene encoding coiled-coil-helix-coiled-coil-helix domain-containing protein 10, mitochondrial yields the protein MARGSRSRPSPAASHPAPSHAPVPAHAPPSALAAPMAQPKQPGLMAQMATTAAGVAVGSAVGHVVGSALTGAFSGGSSSEPAKSASVSQEPPRQPSSLQQPGPCHFEIKQFLDCATTQSDLQLCEGFSEVLKQCKYSHGVSSLV from the exons ATGGCCAGAGGAAGCCGTAGTCGACCCTCGCCTGCAGCCAG cCACCCTGCCCCCTCTCATGCACCTGTCCCTGCTCACGCCCCTCCTTCGGCGCTGGCTGCTCCCATGGCACAGCCCAAACAACCCGGTCTCATGGCCCAGATGGCCACCACGGCAGCCGGAGTCGCTGTGGGCTCAGCGGTGGGGCATGTGGTTGGCAGTGCGCTGACTGGAGCCTTTAGTGGGGGCAGCAGCTCGGAGCCTGCCAAGTCTGCCAGCGTATCCCAG GAGCCCCCAAGACAGCCCTCCTCTCTGCAGCAGCCTGGGCCCTGCCACTTCGAGATCAAGCAGTTCCTGGACTGTGCCACCACCCAGTCTGACCTGCAGCTCTGTGAGGGCTTCAGCGAGGTTCTCAAGCAGTGCAAATACTCCCATG GTGTTTCATCACTGGTTTGA